In Drosophila subpulchrella strain 33 F10 #4 breed RU33 chromosome 3R, RU_Dsub_v1.1 Primary Assembly, whole genome shotgun sequence, the following are encoded in one genomic region:
- the LOC119560872 gene encoding male-specific protein scotti — protein MDAPHNLEGRDPNDELRIDRIGDVAAGDAGDDTVEGQQHPFRGMNRQMAMLLDAPQEPPMANWFPAREGPDEPPRLRKKRSFYTIVKPSSSSQSQEPEQCLLMANVTKAMHHVREEHREKYFANYLVENMTSQNYPNGVGLPQRWGQF, from the coding sequence ATGGACGCACCACACAACCTCGAGGGCAGGGATCCCAATGATGAGCTGCGGATCGATCGAATTGGTGATGTGGCGGCTGGAGATGCGGGCGATGACACGGTCGAAGGACAGCAACATCCGTTTCGTGGGATGAATCGTCAAATGGCCATGCTGCTGGATGCTCCTCAAGAGCCTCCGATGGCGAACTGGTTTCCGGCGAGAGAAGGACCGGATGAACCGCCGCGTTTGCGCAAGAAACGTAGTTTCTACACCATAGTCAAGCCATCGTCATCATCCCAAAGCCAGGAACCGGAACAGTGCCTCCTAATGGCCAACGTCACGAAGGCAATGCATCATGTGCGGGAGGAGCATCGTGAGAAGTACTtcgccaattacttggtcgaGAACATGACCAGTCAGAACTATCCTAATGGTGTGGGACTGCCACAACGCTGGGGTCAGTTCTGA